In one Sebastes umbrosus isolate fSebUmb1 chromosome 13, fSebUmb1.pri, whole genome shotgun sequence genomic region, the following are encoded:
- the gpr161a gene encoding G-protein coupled receptor 161 isoform X1, translating to MWSSRAEQPHTMNTSRNCTAVGNGEGLAALESVSIVTITLLACLGNLLIVATLYRRPYLLTPSNKFVFSLTTSNLLLSVLVLPFVAVSSAKREWVFGVVWCNFTALLYLLISSASMLTLGAIAIDRYYAVLYPMIYPMKITGNRAVVAIAYVWLHSLVGCLPPLFGWSSFEFDCFKWTCVASWHREPGYTAFWVTWCILPPLVIMLACYGVIFRVARMKARKVHCGTVITAQDDSTGAQRNGRKNSSTSTSSNGSRRSLVYAGSQCKAFVTILVVIGTFLMTWGPYAGVVCTEALWGQGSVSQGVETLVAWLSFCSAVCHPLIYGLWNKTVRKELLGMCFGDRYYRESFATRQRTSRLFSISNRITDLGMSPHLTAMLAGGGHLLAPGSSTGDTGFSFTQDSCTDVMLLDNFSTDGSSHQQPHGNPSGKRRSSVTFEDQVEQAKAENTNMSAVEVHAEVHKSLETFASSLAKAIESDAKLTLFGEDMGLPGGLFTTRAAPRPRYLDGQRLRLESIDEGIVKDDREEEEQDVEEKPA from the exons CCTCACACCATGAACACCAGTAGGAACTGCACCGCAGTGGGGAATGGTGAGGGCCTGGCTGCCCTGGAGTCAGTCTCCATCGTGACCATCACGCTCCTAGCCTGCCTGGGGAACCTCTTGATTGTGGCGACCCTCTATCGCAGGCCTTATCTGCTCACACCCAGCAACAAGTTTGTGTTCAGCCTGACCACGTCCAACCTGCTGCTGTCCGTGCTGGTGCTGCCGTTTGTGGCCGTGAGCTCGGCAAAGAGGGAGTGGGTGTTTGGGGTGGTGTGGTGTAACTTCACTGCCCTGCTCTACCTGCTCATCAGCTCTGCCAGCATGCTCACCCTCGGAGCTATTGCCATTGACAG GTACTATGCAGTGCTTTACCCGATGATCTACCCCATGAAGATCACAGGAAACCGGGCGGTCGTCGCCATCGCCTATGTGTGGCTACACTCCCTGGTGGGCTGTCTGCCTCCTCTGTTCGGCTGGTCCTCCTTCGAGTTCGACTGCTTCAAGTGGACCTGTGTTGCGTCTTGGCACAGAGAGCCGGGCTACACGGCCTTCTGGGTCACCTGGTGCATCCTTCCCCCCTTAGTCATCATGCTGGCCTGTTACGGTGTCATTTTCCGCGTTGCCCGCATGAAAGCCCGGAAAGTTCACTGTGGGACAGTTATTACGGCCCAGGATGACTCTACTGGAGCTCAGAGGAACGGACGCAAAAACTCAAGCACCTCGACTTCCTCTAATGGAAGCCGGCGGAGCCTCGTGTATGCGGGGAGTCAGTGCAAGGCCTTTGTCACCATCTTAGTGGTGATCGGCACTTTCCTCATGACCTGGGGGCCATATGCCGGGGTGGTGTGTACAGAGGCTTTGTGGGGGCAAGGGAGCGTGTCTCAGGGAGTGGAGACGTTGGTAGCGTGGCTATCTTTCTGCAGCGCGGTGTGCCACCCGCTCATCTACGGTCTGTGGAATAAAACGGTGAGGAAGGAGCTGCTGGGGATGTGTTTCGGAGATCGCTACTACAGAGAGTCGTTCGCCACGCGGCAAAGGACATCCCGCCTCTTCAGCATCTCCAACAGAATCACAG ACTTGGGTATGTCGCCACACCTGACAGCCATGCTGGCCGGTGGAGGGCACCTGCTGGCCCCCGGGAGCAGCACAGGAGATACTGGCTTCAGTTTCACTCAGGACTCAT GCACAGACGTGATGCTGCTGGATAACTTCTCCACAGACGGCTCCTCCCACCAACAGCCCCACGGGAATCCGTccgggaagaggaggagctccGTCACCTTTGAAGACCAGGTGGAGCAAGCCAAAG CTGAAAACACCAACATGTCCGCGGTTGAAGTCCACGCAGAGGTACACAAATCTCTTGAGACCTTCGCCTCCTCCCTGGCAAAGGCCATAGAGAGCGACGCTAAGCTGACCCTGTTTGGGGAGGACATGGGTCTGCCGGGGGGACTGTTTACGACAAGGGCCGCACCGAGACCCAGATACCTGGACGGTCAGAGACTGAGGCTGGAAAGCATCGATGAAGGGATCGTTAAAGATgacagggaggaagaagagcaggaCGTGGAGGAAAAACCAGCGTGA
- the gpr161a gene encoding G-protein coupled receptor 161 isoform X2: MNTSRNCTAVGNGEGLAALESVSIVTITLLACLGNLLIVATLYRRPYLLTPSNKFVFSLTTSNLLLSVLVLPFVAVSSAKREWVFGVVWCNFTALLYLLISSASMLTLGAIAIDRYYAVLYPMIYPMKITGNRAVVAIAYVWLHSLVGCLPPLFGWSSFEFDCFKWTCVASWHREPGYTAFWVTWCILPPLVIMLACYGVIFRVARMKARKVHCGTVITAQDDSTGAQRNGRKNSSTSTSSNGSRRSLVYAGSQCKAFVTILVVIGTFLMTWGPYAGVVCTEALWGQGSVSQGVETLVAWLSFCSAVCHPLIYGLWNKTVRKELLGMCFGDRYYRESFATRQRTSRLFSISNRITDLGMSPHLTAMLAGGGHLLAPGSSTGDTGFSFTQDSCTDVMLLDNFSTDGSSHQQPHGNPSGKRRSSVTFEDQVEQAKAENTNMSAVEVHAEVHKSLETFASSLAKAIESDAKLTLFGEDMGLPGGLFTTRAAPRPRYLDGQRLRLESIDEGIVKDDREEEEQDVEEKPA; the protein is encoded by the exons ATGAACACCAGTAGGAACTGCACCGCAGTGGGGAATGGTGAGGGCCTGGCTGCCCTGGAGTCAGTCTCCATCGTGACCATCACGCTCCTAGCCTGCCTGGGGAACCTCTTGATTGTGGCGACCCTCTATCGCAGGCCTTATCTGCTCACACCCAGCAACAAGTTTGTGTTCAGCCTGACCACGTCCAACCTGCTGCTGTCCGTGCTGGTGCTGCCGTTTGTGGCCGTGAGCTCGGCAAAGAGGGAGTGGGTGTTTGGGGTGGTGTGGTGTAACTTCACTGCCCTGCTCTACCTGCTCATCAGCTCTGCCAGCATGCTCACCCTCGGAGCTATTGCCATTGACAG GTACTATGCAGTGCTTTACCCGATGATCTACCCCATGAAGATCACAGGAAACCGGGCGGTCGTCGCCATCGCCTATGTGTGGCTACACTCCCTGGTGGGCTGTCTGCCTCCTCTGTTCGGCTGGTCCTCCTTCGAGTTCGACTGCTTCAAGTGGACCTGTGTTGCGTCTTGGCACAGAGAGCCGGGCTACACGGCCTTCTGGGTCACCTGGTGCATCCTTCCCCCCTTAGTCATCATGCTGGCCTGTTACGGTGTCATTTTCCGCGTTGCCCGCATGAAAGCCCGGAAAGTTCACTGTGGGACAGTTATTACGGCCCAGGATGACTCTACTGGAGCTCAGAGGAACGGACGCAAAAACTCAAGCACCTCGACTTCCTCTAATGGAAGCCGGCGGAGCCTCGTGTATGCGGGGAGTCAGTGCAAGGCCTTTGTCACCATCTTAGTGGTGATCGGCACTTTCCTCATGACCTGGGGGCCATATGCCGGGGTGGTGTGTACAGAGGCTTTGTGGGGGCAAGGGAGCGTGTCTCAGGGAGTGGAGACGTTGGTAGCGTGGCTATCTTTCTGCAGCGCGGTGTGCCACCCGCTCATCTACGGTCTGTGGAATAAAACGGTGAGGAAGGAGCTGCTGGGGATGTGTTTCGGAGATCGCTACTACAGAGAGTCGTTCGCCACGCGGCAAAGGACATCCCGCCTCTTCAGCATCTCCAACAGAATCACAG ACTTGGGTATGTCGCCACACCTGACAGCCATGCTGGCCGGTGGAGGGCACCTGCTGGCCCCCGGGAGCAGCACAGGAGATACTGGCTTCAGTTTCACTCAGGACTCAT GCACAGACGTGATGCTGCTGGATAACTTCTCCACAGACGGCTCCTCCCACCAACAGCCCCACGGGAATCCGTccgggaagaggaggagctccGTCACCTTTGAAGACCAGGTGGAGCAAGCCAAAG CTGAAAACACCAACATGTCCGCGGTTGAAGTCCACGCAGAGGTACACAAATCTCTTGAGACCTTCGCCTCCTCCCTGGCAAAGGCCATAGAGAGCGACGCTAAGCTGACCCTGTTTGGGGAGGACATGGGTCTGCCGGGGGGACTGTTTACGACAAGGGCCGCACCGAGACCCAGATACCTGGACGGTCAGAGACTGAGGCTGGAAAGCATCGATGAAGGGATCGTTAAAGATgacagggaggaagaagagcaggaCGTGGAGGAAAAACCAGCGTGA